One Gelria sp. Kuro-4 DNA segment encodes these proteins:
- a CDS encoding AAA family ATPase: MSKKIRWQRLVLRGFGRFAGEVELTFHPGLNHAVAPNEQGKSTLVAGLAAVLFGLPASSDPARRGKARYRNWAEPERFEGEVYFSVDGTTYRVQRDFDSDRVTLSRKDGNRWTQLAGGEHRARARKRNLTYEESLAGLIGIASADLFWSTFCVGQPPPEPGQISHSVQQLLAGAGATGAEALAFLEEHLEKKTRYTGRLGVTGRDKNKDRELERLQEEKRNLEQAVKESAAGVDAQHALQQELSRLEQEKKDTQDALTAKEGLYQGWNRWRLLRDQYEAALKEQVKLEEAREQAAQLERQLALVNAGLAEEYEEFQEAPPGVKDRLDELLATAEELKRLQAESAGLEQRIEDLRTESRALEEKLHGPLAAAVGRPHLVRDHQELVRRLAEARDLAARLADLERRAREAEAVLEEVQTWAALGDRPLDFYRRTARAALEKYEGLQARARALAAKQKELAERYGFFAAAPPELLAQCRDYHTLTREREGARDRAQAALKAAEAKLVRQKQQEEKLKQQFADVADLPPDSAALLDEKLALAAARQRLEEKAAAQRQKAGGTGLWVAGAALLVAAAVLWAAGHAAGLALALLAAGAGLWIYGAAAGRRRAPAADPERARVATALEALDARLGSLAVLPLPELAARRERLRLWEEQRRELTAAAADLPTEDELAALREQAARAEKDLESFREELAPVCAQFADPQAAYLAWQGLVQAVAELEKELAGAAERDFGRLAAQIAAAPLESVALWRDLQPLAEAVGRDVPTVGDAVRWLEALTPAEWESWRRAAERYRAAEEELRTLGIQRAELEKPDATGKSRREQLEAGIQALRAAIHPFNENTPAAEIAGLVAACREAEQELQEKLAVVKNETDNLAKLKEKLRALQEKEAGLRQELAPILTPAGGSAAAAKARWLAWQEKETVRQGLASRLEGLLKGQGAASLTDLSAKALDAANTALAIKREWENLIAGRPGLPSTAQAQERAELEKEYSALERARAELAQKKKALEDDIYAKNKELSALLGRRVINIAAAQDRLKELEDECARLELEAEALALAHRELAAARDEFSAAYRERLARRASGYFAAFTGVPGRQVLFDTEFDVSIAEPDGQVVAIAQLSQGAQDQLQIALRLAIADLVAGNFNLPLIFDDPFLNFDSERLAQLQATLTELGKERQIILLSHQETYRTWGEPLQFCGS; this comes from the coding sequence GTGAGTAAAAAGATCCGCTGGCAGCGGCTGGTGCTCCGCGGTTTCGGGCGCTTCGCGGGCGAAGTGGAGCTTACCTTTCACCCCGGCCTGAACCACGCCGTGGCCCCCAACGAGCAAGGAAAGTCCACCTTGGTGGCCGGGCTGGCGGCGGTGCTCTTCGGGCTGCCGGCCAGCAGCGATCCTGCCCGACGCGGTAAAGCCCGTTACCGTAACTGGGCGGAGCCCGAGCGCTTTGAGGGCGAGGTTTACTTTAGTGTCGACGGCACCACCTACCGCGTTCAGCGCGATTTTGACAGCGACCGGGTGACCCTCAGCCGTAAGGACGGCAACCGCTGGACGCAACTCGCGGGCGGCGAGCACCGCGCGCGGGCCCGGAAGCGCAATTTGACCTATGAAGAGTCACTGGCGGGCCTCATCGGCATCGCTTCGGCCGACCTTTTCTGGTCCACCTTTTGTGTGGGCCAGCCGCCGCCCGAGCCCGGGCAAATCAGCCACAGCGTGCAGCAACTGCTGGCCGGTGCCGGCGCCACGGGGGCGGAGGCGCTGGCATTTTTGGAGGAACACCTGGAGAAAAAGACCCGCTACACCGGGCGCCTGGGCGTGACCGGCCGGGACAAGAACAAGGACCGCGAGCTGGAGAGACTGCAAGAAGAAAAAAGGAACCTGGAGCAGGCCGTGAAGGAAAGCGCCGCCGGCGTTGACGCACAACACGCCCTGCAGCAGGAGTTGAGCCGGTTGGAGCAAGAAAAAAAGGACACCCAGGATGCCCTCACCGCCAAGGAGGGGCTCTACCAGGGCTGGAATCGCTGGCGGCTGTTACGCGACCAGTATGAGGCGGCACTTAAGGAGCAGGTAAAGCTGGAGGAGGCCCGAGAGCAGGCTGCCCAGCTAGAGAGGCAATTGGCCCTGGTGAACGCCGGCTTGGCCGAAGAGTACGAGGAGTTTCAGGAAGCACCTCCGGGGGTCAAGGATAGGTTGGACGAACTCCTGGCCACCGCGGAAGAGCTGAAACGCCTCCAAGCGGAAAGCGCGGGCCTTGAGCAGCGAATAGAAGACCTCCGCACGGAAAGCAGGGCGCTGGAGGAAAAGCTGCACGGCCCGCTGGCGGCGGCCGTAGGGCGGCCGCACCTGGTGCGGGATCACCAGGAACTGGTGCGCCGGCTGGCGGAGGCACGCGACTTGGCGGCACGCCTGGCCGACCTGGAACGGCGCGCCAGGGAAGCTGAGGCGGTGCTCGAGGAGGTACAAACCTGGGCAGCGCTGGGCGACAGACCCCTGGATTTTTACCGCCGTACCGCCCGGGCGGCGCTGGAGAAATATGAGGGCCTGCAGGCGCGCGCCCGCGCCCTGGCGGCCAAGCAAAAGGAACTGGCCGAGCGTTACGGTTTCTTTGCCGCCGCGCCCCCGGAGCTTTTGGCCCAGTGCCGGGATTATCACACCCTGACCCGCGAACGCGAGGGAGCCAGGGACAGGGCGCAGGCCGCACTTAAGGCGGCCGAAGCCAAGCTGGTGCGGCAGAAACAGCAAGAGGAGAAACTTAAGCAGCAGTTCGCCGACGTGGCCGACCTGCCCCCGGACAGCGCCGCGCTGCTCGATGAGAAACTGGCGTTGGCCGCGGCCCGGCAGCGTCTAGAGGAAAAAGCCGCCGCGCAGCGGCAAAAGGCGGGTGGGACAGGCTTGTGGGTGGCCGGGGCGGCTCTACTTGTGGCGGCGGCGGTGCTTTGGGCCGCGGGGCATGCGGCTGGCCTTGCGCTGGCCCTGCTGGCGGCCGGGGCAGGACTTTGGATCTACGGCGCGGCCGCCGGGCGCCGGCGTGCTCCGGCGGCCGACCCGGAGCGGGCGCGAGTTGCAACCGCGCTCGAGGCCCTGGATGCCAGACTCGGGTCACTCGCCGTCCTGCCCCTGCCCGAGCTGGCGGCCCGGCGCGAGCGGCTGCGGCTCTGGGAAGAGCAGCGGCGCGAACTTACGGCGGCGGCTGCGGACCTGCCTACGGAAGACGAGCTCGCCGCTTTGCGGGAGCAGGCGGCGCGGGCGGAAAAGGACCTGGAGAGTTTTCGGGAAGAGCTGGCACCGGTGTGCGCCCAGTTTGCCGACCCCCAGGCCGCGTATTTGGCCTGGCAGGGGCTGGTACAGGCGGTGGCGGAGCTGGAAAAGGAGTTGGCAGGGGCGGCCGAGCGGGATTTCGGCCGGCTGGCCGCCCAGATCGCGGCGGCCCCCCTGGAGAGTGTAGCGCTCTGGCGGGACCTGCAGCCTCTGGCAGAAGCCGTGGGCCGGGACGTACCGACGGTGGGCGACGCTGTGCGCTGGCTGGAGGCATTAACCCCGGCCGAGTGGGAGAGCTGGCGGCGGGCGGCGGAGCGGTATCGCGCAGCTGAAGAAGAGCTGCGCACCTTAGGCATTCAGCGGGCAGAACTGGAAAAGCCGGATGCAACCGGAAAGAGCCGGCGCGAGCAGCTGGAGGCAGGTATCCAGGCCCTGCGCGCCGCTATTCATCCCTTCAACGAAAACACCCCGGCGGCGGAGATCGCCGGGCTGGTGGCGGCCTGCCGGGAGGCGGAGCAGGAGCTGCAAGAAAAGCTGGCGGTGGTAAAAAATGAAACAGACAACCTGGCCAAGCTGAAAGAGAAGCTCAGGGCACTCCAAGAGAAGGAAGCAGGCTTGCGGCAAGAGCTGGCGCCTATTTTGACCCCCGCAGGCGGCAGCGCGGCGGCGGCCAAAGCGCGCTGGCTGGCATGGCAGGAAAAAGAAACGGTGCGGCAGGGCCTGGCGTCGCGCTTGGAGGGTTTGCTCAAGGGGCAGGGCGCGGCCAGCCTAACGGACCTCAGCGCCAAGGCCCTGGATGCCGCCAATACCGCCCTCGCCATTAAGCGGGAGTGGGAAAACCTCATCGCCGGCCGCCCGGGCCTCCCGAGCACGGCCCAGGCGCAAGAGCGGGCAGAACTGGAGAAGGAGTACAGCGCGCTGGAGCGGGCGCGCGCGGAGCTGGCGCAAAAGAAAAAGGCCCTGGAAGACGACATCTACGCGAAAAACAAGGAGCTGAGCGCCCTCCTCGGCCGGCGGGTGATCAATATTGCCGCGGCCCAGGATAGACTTAAAGAACTGGAAGATGAGTGCGCGCGGCTGGAGCTCGAGGCGGAAGCCCTGGCCCTGGCCCACCGTGAGCTGGCGGCGGCGCGCGACGAGTTTAGTGCGGCGTACCGGGAGCGCCTGGCCCGGCGGGCAAGCGGGTACTTCGCGGCCTTCACCGGGGTCCCGGGGCGCCAGGTGCTCTTTGATACAGAATTCGACGTCAGCATCGCGGAGCCGGATGGCCAAGTGGTGGCCATCGCTCAGCTCAGCCAGGGGGCGCAGGACCAGCTGCAGATCGCCCTGCGCCTGGCGATTGCCGACCTCGTCGCGGGCAACTTCAACCTGCCGCTAATCTTCGACGATCCTTTTCTCAACTTTGACAGCGAGCGCCTGGCCCAGCTCCAGGCCACGCTCACCGAACTAGGGAAGGAGCGACAGATCATCCTTCTTTCCCACCAGGAAACGTACCGGACCTGGGGCGAGCCGCTGCAGTTTTGTGGAAGCTAG
- a CDS encoding DNA repair exonuclease, which produces MVRILHVADLHLGWEPRFLGPKAEEWQRRRDDLLTAVVDYAVAPEHGIDLVLIVGDLFDTHKPGPALVNQVEAQLRRLVEHGRQVVTVPGNHDEISYPDSVYRRAAGVWPGILVQNPQPDLVATLNIRDETCYLYSLAYTGGLTRTDPPIADFPCNGQPGWHIAAFHGSLNWNAGDRSLPLAEAALGRAGYNYVALGHIHKRTERVLGRGVAVYPGGLAAKGWSDPGTGRLTVATLSGSGVRTETVVLDHPGCCTCRTLEVDAGMYGSAAELADGLKARLGQKDIACVHLTGSPSYPVEPQHLQELLAPCCYYLEVRDETAAAAPGALEAWARETTLRGYFVRRMKARLAAVHDERERRLVSRALTWGLKALGGEAGE; this is translated from the coding sequence ATGGTTAGAATCCTGCACGTGGCCGACCTGCACTTGGGTTGGGAGCCGCGGTTTTTAGGGCCTAAGGCGGAGGAGTGGCAGCGCCGGCGCGACGATCTTCTGACAGCGGTGGTGGACTACGCCGTGGCGCCGGAACACGGCATTGACCTGGTGCTGATCGTAGGGGATCTGTTCGACACCCATAAGCCCGGGCCGGCACTGGTGAACCAGGTTGAGGCCCAGCTGCGACGGTTGGTGGAGCACGGGCGGCAGGTGGTAACCGTGCCGGGCAACCACGACGAAATCTCTTACCCTGACTCCGTCTACCGCCGGGCGGCCGGCGTGTGGCCGGGCATTCTGGTCCAAAATCCACAGCCCGATCTGGTGGCGACCTTGAACATCAGGGACGAGACCTGCTATCTCTACTCACTGGCCTACACCGGAGGTCTCACCCGCACCGATCCGCCCATCGCCGATTTCCCCTGCAACGGCCAGCCGGGCTGGCACATCGCCGCCTTCCACGGCTCGCTCAACTGGAACGCGGGCGACCGCAGCCTGCCGCTGGCGGAGGCGGCGCTGGGGCGGGCGGGTTACAACTACGTGGCCCTGGGGCACATACATAAGCGGACGGAACGGGTACTGGGCAGAGGAGTTGCCGTGTACCCGGGCGGTCTGGCCGCGAAGGGCTGGTCGGACCCGGGCACGGGACGGCTCACGGTGGCAACCCTCTCCGGCAGCGGGGTGCGCACGGAAACGGTCGTCCTCGACCACCCGGGGTGCTGCACCTGCCGCACCCTGGAGGTGGACGCCGGCATGTACGGCTCCGCGGCCGAGCTTGCGGACGGCCTTAAAGCGCGGCTCGGGCAAAAAGATATCGCCTGCGTGCACCTGACCGGCAGTCCCAGTTACCCGGTGGAGCCGCAGCACCTCCAGGAACTCTTAGCTCCTTGTTGCTACTACCTGGAGGTGCGCGACGAAACGGCGGCCGCTGCGCCGGGAGCACTGGAGGCCTGGGCGCGCGAGACCACATTGCGCGGCTATTTTGTCCGCCGGATGAAGGCGCGCCTGGCGGCTGTGCACGATGAACGGGAACGCCGCCTGGTGAGCCGGGCGCTCACCTGGGGCCTCAAAGCGCTGGGAGGTGAGGCGGGTGAGTAA
- a CDS encoding molybdopterin-dependent oxidoreductase has product MFATKRAVCPFDCPDTCSVLVADDGRSCRGDPADPYTRGFLCAKGRRYPELVFSPDRLLTPLKRVGPKGSAIFRPVSWEEALAEIAARLEETLTRWSGASILPYASSGTLGAIQGRAGDPFFNALGALSLADTICSAAGEAGWEATLGRRLGTDPETAVDCDLILIWGANPASTRQHFVPLLQEARRRGARVVLIDPYASRTARLADRRLCPRPGTDTALALGLMHVLWREDLLDHAYLERHTVGFSELVRRVLPRYTPEQTAGITGVLAEEIVALARAYAAAQAPFLLIGYGLSRQRGAGQLFRALACLPALVGAYGRKRGGALFSTSQGFPLDRSAVHRVDLRPVPARVVNMLELGKALGAMAEQPVRLLFVYNANPAATCPDQNSVRAGLARDDLFTVVLEQFPTETTAYADIILPATTAWEHADLYSAYGHYYLKWAEAVLPPRAAARSNLAVFQELAGRLGLKDPVFSLTARQWAEQVVRRGPGGLSDDQWAALWRGEPVRVLPRGANPFAHGFPTPSGKLEIYSATLAAQGLPPLPDYQEDEPSADADTLHLITAHPHDFINSSLVPPARARGGGKRPVLVLNPADAADRGLKDGDLVRAKSAQGEVDLPLAVSAAIRPGAAYIQGLVDPTSAPGWSVNFLTSQRLSDFGGGSTFSDSRIKVSKAGERGGDAGGDH; this is encoded by the coding sequence GTGTTTGCCACGAAACGCGCTGTTTGTCCTTTCGATTGTCCTGACACCTGCAGTGTTCTGGTGGCGGATGACGGAAGAAGCTGCCGCGGCGACCCGGCCGACCCGTACACCCGCGGGTTTCTTTGCGCCAAGGGGCGCCGCTACCCTGAGCTGGTCTTTTCCCCTGACCGGCTCCTCACCCCGCTCAAAAGGGTGGGGCCGAAGGGCAGCGCGATCTTTCGGCCGGTGAGCTGGGAGGAGGCCCTGGCGGAAATCGCGGCGCGCTTGGAAGAAACGCTCACCCGCTGGAGCGGCGCGAGCATCCTGCCTTACGCCTCCTCCGGCACCTTGGGAGCCATCCAGGGGCGGGCCGGCGACCCCTTTTTCAACGCCCTCGGGGCCCTTTCCCTGGCCGACACCATCTGCAGCGCCGCCGGCGAGGCGGGGTGGGAGGCCACCCTCGGCCGCCGGCTGGGGACGGATCCCGAGACAGCAGTCGACTGCGACCTTATCCTCATTTGGGGCGCCAACCCGGCCTCGACGCGCCAGCACTTCGTGCCCCTGCTGCAGGAGGCGCGCCGCCGGGGCGCCCGGGTGGTGCTGATAGATCCCTACGCCAGCCGCACGGCCCGCCTGGCCGACCGCCGGCTCTGCCCGCGGCCGGGCACCGACACGGCCCTGGCCCTGGGACTCATGCACGTCCTCTGGCGGGAAGACCTCCTCGACCATGCCTACCTGGAGCGGCATACGGTGGGTTTTTCCGAGTTGGTCCGCCGGGTCCTGCCGCGCTACACGCCCGAGCAGACGGCCGGCATCACCGGCGTCCTCGCCGAAGAGATTGTCGCCCTGGCCCGCGCGTATGCCGCCGCCCAGGCGCCCTTTCTCCTTATCGGTTACGGCCTCTCGCGCCAGCGCGGCGCCGGGCAACTCTTCCGGGCCCTGGCCTGCCTGCCGGCGCTGGTGGGAGCATACGGGCGAAAGCGGGGCGGGGCCCTGTTCTCCACCAGCCAGGGCTTCCCGCTCGACCGTTCGGCGGTGCACCGGGTGGACCTCCGGCCTGTGCCGGCGCGCGTCGTGAACATGCTGGAGCTGGGAAAAGCCTTAGGTGCCATGGCAGAGCAACCCGTTCGCCTGCTTTTTGTTTACAACGCCAACCCGGCGGCCACCTGCCCGGACCAGAACAGCGTGCGCGCGGGCCTGGCCCGGGACGACCTTTTCACCGTGGTGCTGGAGCAGTTTCCCACAGAGACCACGGCCTACGCCGACATCATTCTCCCGGCCACCACCGCCTGGGAGCACGCCGACCTCTACAGCGCTTACGGCCACTACTACCTCAAGTGGGCGGAGGCGGTGCTGCCGCCGCGCGCGGCGGCGCGCAGCAACCTGGCGGTCTTCCAGGAACTGGCCGGCCGGCTGGGACTTAAAGACCCGGTGTTTTCGCTGACAGCCCGGCAGTGGGCCGAGCAGGTGGTGCGGCGCGGGCCGGGCGGCTTAAGCGACGACCAGTGGGCCGCGCTCTGGCGCGGCGAGCCGGTGCGGGTGTTGCCGCGGGGCGCGAACCCGTTTGCGCACGGTTTTCCCACGCCCTCGGGCAAGCTTGAGATCTATTCCGCGACCCTGGCCGCCCAGGGCCTGCCGCCGCTGCCGGACTACCAGGAAGACGAACCTTCCGCGGACGCCGATACACTGCACCTCATCACTGCCCACCCACACGACTTCATCAATTCCAGCCTAGTGCCGCCGGCACGGGCGCGCGGCGGGGGGAAGCGGCCGGTGCTGGTGCTTAACCCCGCGGATGCCGCCGACCGCGGGCTCAAGGACGGAGACCTGGTGCGCGCCAAGAGCGCCCAGGGTGAAGTCGATCTTCCCCTGGCGGTGAGCGCGGCCATCCGGCCCGGCGCCGCCTACATCCAGGGCCTGGTCGACCCTACCTCCGCGCCCGGCTGGAGCGTGAACTTCCTCACCTCCCAGCGCCTTTCCGACTTCGGCGGCGGCAGCACCTTCAGCGACAGCCGGATCAAGGTCAGTAAGGCCGGCGAAAGGGGCGGGGACGCAGGTGGAGATCATTGA
- a CDS encoding molybdenum cofactor guanylyltransferase produces MAQPLRNVSGVVLAGGTGRRLGASKAYLTLGAQTFLELAVEKLGALCAEVLVVGNCVTPQARLGARFLREAEDAPPHPARGLRAALRHARYSTCLVLAVDLPLVRRELLAGLLSEGEAEGSPLVLPAVNGFLEPLVGLYRRDLLPRLEALGSGQGLQAWARSLPPGELKLIPEAKLRRWDPELVSFLNVNTWADYGRLTACGRPSRAAAVPVVPRFSEKRTGYVLRG; encoded by the coding sequence ATGGCTCAGCCGCTGAGGAACGTAAGCGGTGTGGTGCTGGCGGGAGGCACAGGCCGACGCTTGGGCGCAAGCAAAGCCTACCTTACGCTGGGCGCTCAAACCTTTCTCGAGCTGGCAGTGGAGAAGCTGGGTGCGCTGTGCGCCGAGGTGCTGGTGGTGGGAAACTGCGTCACGCCGCAAGCGAGGCTCGGTGCCCGTTTCCTCCGGGAAGCCGAGGACGCCCCGCCGCACCCGGCGCGCGGGCTGCGGGCGGCCTTACGGCACGCCCGCTACAGCACCTGCCTGGTGCTGGCCGTGGACCTACCCTTGGTGCGGCGGGAGCTTTTGGCGGGGCTCCTAAGCGAAGGCGAGGCCGAGGGAAGCCCCCTCGTTCTCCCGGCGGTGAACGGCTTTCTCGAACCCCTCGTGGGCCTTTACCGCCGGGACCTTCTTCCCCGCCTGGAGGCGCTGGGGTCCGGGCAGGGGCTCCAGGCCTGGGCACGCTCCCTCCCGCCCGGGGAGCTCAAGCTGATCCCGGAGGCGAAGCTGCGCCGCTGGGATCCAGAGCTTGTCTCCTTCCTCAACGTCAACACCTGGGCCGACTACGGGCGCCTTACGGCGTGTGGCCGGCCCTCCCGGGCGGCGGCCGTGCCGGTTGTGCCGCGCTTCTCAGAGAAAAGGACTGGATACGTCCTGCGGGGATAA
- a CDS encoding DUF1294 domain-containing protein, protein MTQAPAPYFTYLGAALFFYNLVGGALMGWDKRQARRGAWRVPERTLFTLAFTGAALGILAGMYLFRHKTRHLSFVLGIPAIIALQLGVLVWLSR, encoded by the coding sequence ATGACCCAAGCGCCTGCACCGTACTTCACTTACTTAGGTGCCGCACTTTTTTTCTACAACCTTGTCGGCGGCGCTCTCATGGGCTGGGACAAGCGGCAGGCCCGGCGTGGCGCCTGGCGGGTACCGGAACGGACGCTCTTCACCCTTGCCTTCACAGGCGCTGCCTTGGGAATCCTGGCCGGCATGTACCTTTTCCGCCACAAGACCCGGCACCTGTCCTTCGTTCTCGGCATCCCGGCCATCATCGCCCTGCAGCTGGGGGTACTCGTATGGCTCAGCCGCTGA
- a CDS encoding DUF6485 family protein, with protein sequence MPECNMERNKKNCPCTYEPCARKGRCCECIAFHRKYGELPGCLFPPEVERTYDRSLEALIRAKDRWSKDLK encoded by the coding sequence GTGCCCGAGTGCAATATGGAACGCAACAAGAAGAACTGCCCCTGCACCTACGAGCCCTGCGCGCGCAAGGGCCGTTGCTGCGAGTGCATCGCCTTTCACCGGAAATACGGGGAACTCCCCGGCTGCCTCTTTCCACCGGAGGTGGAACGGACGTACGACCGCTCCTTGGAAGCGCTTATCCGGGCCAAAGACCGCTGGAGTAAAGACTTGAAATGA
- a CDS encoding threonine synthase, with the protein MFVCPRCGARYPAEEPCWRCACGSRLDWDKPVRFDRESINRHDYSLWRYRHVLPLPAGAEPVTLGEGWTPLVPVKWHGREILFKLDYLCPSGSFKDRGTTVLVSQLKAWGIQDVVEDSSGNAGASLATYAARAGIGCTIYVPASASRGKLVQVALAGAHLVPVRGSREDTARAVLQAARTTFYASHNLSPLFAEGVKTLALELAEQLGWAAPDSIVIPVGNGSLALGLAAGFKLLAAAGVIGRLPRLIAVQSAACAPLAAAFAAGAAEPAGIAKGPTLAEGIASAAPPRGREVLAAVQASGGRFITVTEEEIVTALAELAACGLYVEPTSATVAAALTKLRAQGDLRPAERAVAVLTGSGLKATDKLQEVFGNKLPL; encoded by the coding sequence TTGTTTGTCTGCCCGCGCTGCGGCGCGCGCTACCCGGCCGAGGAGCCGTGCTGGCGCTGTGCCTGCGGCAGCCGCCTTGACTGGGACAAGCCGGTGCGCTTTGACCGGGAGAGCATTAACCGGCACGATTATTCTCTCTGGCGCTACCGACACGTCCTCCCGCTCCCGGCAGGAGCGGAGCCGGTGACACTGGGGGAGGGCTGGACGCCGCTCGTGCCGGTGAAGTGGCACGGCCGGGAGATCCTCTTCAAGCTCGATTACCTGTGCCCCAGCGGGTCCTTCAAGGACCGGGGTACCACGGTGCTGGTCTCGCAGCTCAAGGCCTGGGGCATACAGGATGTGGTAGAAGATTCCTCTGGAAACGCCGGCGCCTCGCTGGCCACCTACGCCGCCCGCGCCGGGATCGGCTGCACCATCTACGTGCCGGCTTCGGCCAGCCGAGGGAAGCTGGTGCAGGTCGCTCTCGCCGGTGCACACCTGGTGCCCGTACGGGGAAGCCGCGAGGACACCGCCCGGGCCGTCCTTCAGGCCGCTCGGACCACGTTTTACGCCAGCCACAACCTGAGCCCGCTCTTCGCCGAGGGAGTAAAGACCCTGGCCCTGGAGCTGGCCGAGCAGCTGGGCTGGGCAGCACCAGACAGCATCGTCATCCCGGTGGGCAACGGCAGTCTGGCCCTGGGGCTGGCGGCCGGGTTTAAACTCCTTGCGGCTGCCGGCGTCATAGGCCGGCTGCCGCGCCTCATCGCCGTGCAAAGCGCCGCCTGTGCCCCGCTGGCGGCAGCCTTCGCCGCCGGTGCGGCGGAGCCGGCCGGCATCGCCAAGGGTCCGACCCTGGCCGAGGGAATCGCCTCGGCCGCGCCGCCGCGCGGGCGCGAGGTGCTGGCAGCCGTGCAGGCAAGCGGCGGCCGTTTCATCACCGTGACGGAAGAAGAGATCGTCACGGCTTTGGCGGAGCTGGCCGCCTGCGGCCTGTATGTCGAGCCCACCTCGGCCACCGTAGCCGCCGCCCTCACCAAGCTCCGCGCCCAGGGAGATCTGCGCCCTGCGGAACGGGCGGTGGCGGTGTTGACGGGCAGCGGGCTGAAGGCGACGGATAAGCTGCAGGAGGTGTTTGGCAACAAGTTGCCCTTGTAG
- the gltX gene encoding glutamate--tRNA ligase, with the protein MEKVRVRFAPSPTGKLHIGGARTALFNWLLARHTGGTFVLRIEDTDLERSTRASVDQIIASLKWLGLDWDEGPEIGGEYGPYYQSQRLHLYEDKAQELIEKGLAYLCYCTPEELAAKREEARRTGRPPRYDGRCRNLSEEECARLAAEGRQPVIRFKVPETGETVVDDLIRGRVAFQNSILDDFVLVKSNGMPTYNFACVVDDHAMGLTHIIRAEEHLSNTPRQVLLYQALGYELPKFAHVPMILAPDRSKLSKRHGATSVEEFREQGYLKEGIINYLALLGWSPEGTDEIMPLERIVEEFSLERISKNAAIYDVKKMTWINGHYLRELPLERVVEEALPFLKKEGLIGAEPTEEELELATASIALTRDRAKTLVELTDGVSYFFKDDWAYDEKGVRKHFASAGTAERLRQARERLAGVEPFSAEAVETAYRTLAAELGVKAAQLIHPTRLAVSGRTIGPGLFELMALLGREKCLARLDRAVAFIEAGLPAPEQAEGAPPM; encoded by the coding sequence GTGGAGAAAGTGCGCGTGCGCTTTGCGCCTAGCCCTACCGGTAAGCTACATATCGGCGGGGCCCGCACAGCCCTTTTCAACTGGCTGCTTGCCCGCCACACCGGCGGCACCTTTGTGCTGCGCATTGAGGACACGGACCTGGAGCGTTCTACCCGGGCTTCCGTGGACCAGATTATCGCTTCGCTCAAGTGGCTGGGCTTGGACTGGGACGAAGGGCCCGAGATCGGCGGGGAGTACGGGCCGTATTACCAGTCGCAGCGGCTGCACCTTTATGAGGACAAGGCGCAGGAGCTCATCGAAAAGGGCCTGGCCTACCTGTGTTACTGTACGCCGGAGGAGCTGGCGGCCAAGCGCGAGGAGGCCCGGCGTACCGGCCGCCCGCCGCGTTACGACGGGCGCTGCCGCAACCTGAGCGAGGAGGAATGCGCCCGCCTGGCCGCCGAAGGGCGCCAGCCGGTAATCCGCTTCAAGGTACCGGAAACGGGCGAGACGGTGGTCGACGACCTCATCCGCGGCCGTGTGGCGTTCCAGAACAGCATCCTGGATGACTTCGTCCTGGTGAAATCGAACGGCATGCCCACCTACAACTTTGCCTGCGTGGTGGACGACCATGCCATGGGCCTTACCCACATCATCCGGGCGGAGGAGCACCTCTCCAACACCCCGCGCCAGGTGCTCTTATACCAGGCGCTCGGTTATGAGCTCCCGAAATTCGCCCACGTGCCCATGATCCTGGCACCCGACCGCTCCAAGCTCAGCAAAAGGCACGGTGCCACCTCGGTGGAGGAGTTCCGCGAGCAGGGGTACCTCAAAGAGGGCATCATCAACTACCTGGCGCTCCTGGGCTGGTCGCCGGAGGGCACCGACGAGATTATGCCGCTCGAGCGCATCGTTGAGGAGTTCAGCCTGGAGCGCATCTCCAAGAACGCCGCCATCTACGACGTTAAAAAGATGACCTGGATCAACGGCCACTACCTGCGCGAGCTTCCCCTCGAGCGCGTGGTGGAGGAGGCCCTGCCGTTCTTAAAGAAAGAGGGGCTCATCGGTGCGGAGCCGACGGAGGAAGAGCTGGAGCTCGCCACCGCAAGCATTGCGCTGACGCGCGACCGGGCCAAGACACTGGTGGAGCTCACCGACGGCGTAAGTTACTTCTTTAAGGATGACTGGGCGTACGACGAAAAGGGCGTACGCAAGCACTTCGCCTCCGCGGGGACGGCGGAGCGCCTGCGGCAGGCGCGGGAGCGGCTGGCGGGCGTCGAGCCCTTCAGCGCCGAGGCCGTCGAGACGGCCTACCGTACCCTGGCCGCCGAGCTGGGCGTTAAGGCGGCACAGCTTATTCACCCCACGCGCCTGGCCGTGAGCGGGCGTACCATCGGCCCCGGCCTCTTTGAGCTCATGGCGCTCCTGGGGCGGGAAAAGTGCCTGGCGCGCCTGGACCGGGCCGTCGCCTTCATCGAGGCCGGCCTGCCGGCTCCGGAACAGGCGGAGGGTGCGCCGCCGATGTAG